The following nucleotide sequence is from bacterium.
ACCGCACCTTCACTCCACAGTATTCCCAATAGGTACACTCAGCCCGTCCCGCAGATGCTGGCGTATGGCGGCATGTCGCTCCCACCTCAGCGAATATGCTGTCCGAAGACTCGGCGCAAAGAAACGCCAACCATTCCGGGACGGGCTCGCCCGGCTTGCGGGTCTCTCTTTCTCCGTCAAGAGCTTAATCTCGCGCCCCACTGCTCCCGCAGGTGCGCGACCGACCTCGACCTTCACCCTGGCTTCGACCTCGACTCAGTCATGACCCGAGACATCCCAAACGACGAGAAGCTGGTCTCCTGCCGACAATGACACGAATCGCCTGGCCCGAAGGTAAGGACTTTGCCTTCACCATCTTCGACGACACCGACTACGCGACCCTGGAGAACGTGCGACCGGTCTACTCATTGCTCCGCGACCTTGGGTTTCGCACTACGAAGTCGGTCTGGCCCATCAGAGGAGAGCCTGCTCCCTGCATTAACGGTGAGACGTGCGACAGTCCCCGCTACTTGGAGTGGGTCCGGTCTCTCCAGAGCGATGGCTTTGAGATCGCCCTTCACACGGTCACGTACAATTCGTCCGTTCGTGAAAACACCATCCGAGGCATCGAGGCTTTCCGCAAGCTGTTTGGGCACTACCCGGTCTGCTTCTCGAATCACGTACGCAACCAGGAGGCGGTCTACTGGGGGCCGGACCGACTCAGCGGCGGCCGCCGAGTGCTGTACCATGCACTGACTCGGGGCCGAAATCGCTCTGTCTCGCAGGGCCATGATCCGAACAGCTCGTTCTTCTGGGGTGATGTCTGTCGGGACAAGATCAGGTACGTGAGGAATTTCACCTTCGGTGACATTAACACGCTCAAGGCCTGTCCGCTCATGCCGTATCACGACCCGAAGCGACCCTACGTAAACTACTGGTTTGCGTCGTCGGAGGGATCGGGAATCACCGAATTTGTCAACATGATAAGTGAGCCGAACCAGGATAAGCTTGAGCGGGAGAGCGGCGCTTGCATCATTTATACTCACTTTGCCCGCGGCTTTTCGCGGTATGGTGAGCTGAATGCGGACTTCGTCAGCTTGGTCACCAAGCTCTCTCAAAGGAACGGATGGTTCGTGCCCGTCGGCACTCTCCTTGACTATCTGCGGAAGCAGCAGGGACCTCGTGAGCTGCCTTCGTGGGAACGGATGCGGATGGAGACGCAGTGGCTGGGACACAAGATCGTGAACGGAGTGGCGGCGTTGTGAACCGAGTGGAGTTGCCACAAGCGCCACTTGCGAACGGCGTTCGCGGCAAATCTCGCTCCCACTGGGGCAGACTTCGCAGTGGCATGTAACGACTCAAGAGGCCCGGCTTGGCGACCGTGGGCTGGGCCCGTTGCACTTGTTGCCCAAACGAGCAGTCTACCCAAAGAAGGCATGGCCCCAGTTCTTCGCTGCAAGCATGAGTTGGAACCCGCAGTCGACTCGCCCTTTGCGCGACCAAGTCTGGCCGGATATGTCACCGGCCTGATTTTGAACATGCTCGGGTTCAGAAGCCTCGGCAACCCGTTTCCCGGATGGACGACTGAGTACGAGGTGTTCGATTTCCTGCGCGAGGTGCGCAAGGAAGAGGCAATTGATGTTGCCCGAAAGTTCATCTTTGGTGATTCTCCAACCGGCACTTTGAATCAATGTCCAGGAACATAGCCGAAAGCGCCCTCGCCGGCTTCAACATGGAGTACTCGATAATGCCGAGTTGCGAGGTAGACCTCGCCAATAATGAGGGGCACGGGTTACTATCGGGCATGAGCAGGGCGCAGGGCCAACATCGAGCGGTACGCCCGGGAACCGAACCTGCGGCTACGGGAGTGAGAATCCGGTGAGCGGGCCACGTAAGTCCCGAAACTTGATCTGGCCAAGACTGTGACAACGACTGCCGTTGATACTGTGTGCCGTTATTTCAGGCCGATACAGTAGATGGCATCGGCTGCTTCGCGCAATGCCCCTGACCAAGATGCCAGGTGGCGGCGCTCGGGCATTCTTGCATAAGCGCATCTGACCGTCTCGAATACTGGCATCGAGACACATCGCGGCGAGTCGAAGGCGCCGGCCGCCGCCTTGACAATCTGCTATCTGAAAGGAGAATGACTTTACGACATGAACAAGACATACCCAGAAGCAAATGGCGATACCAATATCAGGGTGGACCAGCTCTACGTCCCATCGGATGACGTCGTAGCTCGCGAAATCGAAGGCGAGTTGATCATCGTACCGCTGGTTGCCGGGATTGGCGACATGGAGGACGAACTCTACTCTCTCAATGACACCGGCAAAGACATCTGGCGCAGGCTCGACGGCAAGGCTACGCTGGCGGAGGTCGCAAAGGCGCTTGCCACGGAATACAGCGCCCAGCCGGACGAGATCGAAGACGATGTAGTCGGGCTGGTCGGAGAGCTGCTCCGCAGGAGGATGCTGGTTGTCAAACCGGACGCCTGATCGGCAGGAAGGCCCGGGTCTCAGGCAGCGGAAGGGGAGCGAGCTCCTCCTTTCCGGGCCTGCGCTCGTGGGTTTGATGCGGGCCGTCTCGGACAAAGGTCGGCACTTCCGGTTTTGCGCGAGAGGGTGGAGCATGTTCCCATTCATCAAGGACGGTGATGTGATAACGATTGCGCCGGTCCGGCCGGGAGCCGAGCCGTGCGTGAGGACCTGCGGCATCGGCCACGTCGTGGCCTTCATCAACCCGATGAACCAAAGGCTGGTCGTGCATCGAATCATCGGTCGGCACAAATCCGGTTTCCTCATCATGGGCGACAACACGCAACGACCGGTAGCGGAAATGGTCGAACGGGACGGCATCCTCGGGCGGGTAGTCCGTATCGAGCGCGGCCAGCAACGCGTCTGGCTCGGACTCGGCCCGGAGCGCTATGCTATAGCGGTTCTCTCCCGAGCAGGGATGCTCCTGCCGGTTATTGCCCGGGCCGAGGTGTTGACCCGTCTGCTGAGGAGGTTGTACGGCACACTCAACTGATCCCTTAGCAGCGAGGCTTGATGACGACGAGATTCACTGAGCTGGTTCGAGGGAAAGTGTTCCCGAGGCTTCCCCTGCGGGGCAGCATTGACCTGACCTACCGATGCAACAACGACTGCCGGCACTGCTGGCTGCGCCTGCCGGGGAACGCTGCAGAGCGGGAGCATGAGCTGACCTTCGATGAGATTCGGCGCATTGCAGACGAGGCGCGGTCAATGGGCTGCCAGGAGTGGGCCATCTCGGGCGGTGAGCCGATGTTGCGGCCGGACTTCGCTGAGTTATTCGACTATCTTACCCGCAAGGCCCTCACCTACACCATCAATACCAACGGTACGCTCATCACACCCGAAATCGCCCGTCAACTGACGCGCAAGGGGAGCAAGATGGTTGCCCTCTACGGCGCTACGTCCGAAGTGCACGACCACATCACCCGCAATCCCGGCTCGTTCGATGCCGCAATGCGCGGCTTCCGGTACCTTCGGGAGGCCGGGGCCGGTTTCATCGTGCAACTTATCCCGATGCGCGACAACTACCACCAGTACGACGAGATGGTGAAGCTAGCAAAGTCGCTCAGCCCGCACTACCGGGTGGGCGCGCCGTGGTTGTACCTTTCGGCCTGCCGGTCTGCGGAACACAACGCAGAGATTTCCCGCCAGCGCCTGGACCCGAAAGAAGTCATCGCCTTGGACCAGCCTGACATGGCCGAGGAGGAGGTCAAGGTTGAGGCAAAGGTCGCGGCGGACGGCGACGACCGTCTGTTCGCTGGCTGCATCGCTGTGCGCCGGGACTTTCACATTGACCCCTACGGCGGAATGACGTTCTGCTGCTTCATCAAGGACCCTGCCTTGCGCTTTGAACTGCGCAACGGGACGTTTCGCACGGCTTGGGACGAGTTCATTCCCAGCCTTGCCGACAAGGTGCGGGGAGGAGAAGAATACCTGAACAACTGCGGTTCCTGTGAGTCCCGGACGGACTGCCGCTGGTGTGGCGTGTACGGCTATCTGGAGCACGGCCGGTATGGTGCAAAGGTCGAGCACCTCTGCGAAGTGGCGCGCGAAAATCGGATTTTCAAGGAGCAGTGGCAGCGGAACCACCGCCGCTACTTCGAGATTGCCGGCATCACGCTCCAGGTTGAGTCGGACCTGCCGTTCACCGACCAGACCTTTCACCCGAAGTTCCGCAAGTTCCAGAAAGACGGCCCGGGCTCGGACACTGTTGTCCTTCGCCACCACTTTGGGTTGCCCGAAATCAAGGTGGAAGAGCTAGGGCAACAACTCTACCGCAGACCGCCTTGGGCGATGCATCGCAAGGGAACGGGCTGGGTTTACCTCGGCATCTTGCCTGACCGTGAGGCCCTGTGGGAGGTCGTCGACTTCAACCATGACTACTCGCGCGGTGAATTCTACCATCCGGACGACACAGTCTTCCGGCAAGGCAATCTTCACTCCGCAACTCTGTTTCCCACAGACCAGATTCTTCTTGCCCAGCTTCTTGCCGACCGCCAGGCCTGTTTCATCCATTCCGCCGGGGCGATATTCACAAATGCCAAGCCCAAGCAGGAGGCAGAGGGAGTTGGAATTCTGTTTGTGGGTCATTCCGAGGCCGGCAAGTCAACCACCGTGAAGCTCATCCAGGATAGGGCCGAGATTCTGTGCGATGACCGGAACATCGCTAGAAGAGAAAGTCGAGGCGGAGGCGGCGAGGGGCGTGTTAATGAGCCGGGTCGTTTTCGCGTGTATGGCTCGTGGAGTCACGGCGAGGTGCCACTGGTGTCGACGGCTTCGGCCCCGCTCTGCGCCATCCTGTTCATCAAGCAATCTACGGAGAACCGTCTGGTTCCGGTTATGGACCGCGGTGAGGCGCTGAAGCGCCTGCTGGCTTGCGTAATCCGCCCGCTGGTTACGACCGGGTGGTGGGAGAAGACCTTGTCGGTCGTCGAGGCTCTAGCCCGCGAGGTCCCGTGCTACATCATGGAGTTCGACAAGAGTGGACGGATCGTGGACAAGCTCTTGGAACTATCCACAGATTCCACAGATTACGCAGATTCGGCGAAGCACTGATGAAGCCGAGGCCGAGGAAGCTGCTGGCTCCTTCTCGATCTCGGCCTGGACCTCAACCTCAACCTCTTCCTGAGTCTCAACCTCCTCCTGATCCACGACCTCAACCTTCTTCTTTCGTCGAGAAGACCCGGCTCAACCAGGGCGGGCCATGGCAGACTCGCAAGCCGCTTCTTGGTCGGTTGGATATTGAACTGACGGAGAGATGCAACAATGACTGCATCCATTGCTGCATCAACCTGCGAATGTATGACATTCCGGCGCAACAGCGCGAGATGACAACCGATGAGGTCAAGGGCGTTCTGACTCAAGCGGCCGCTCTCGGCTGCCTGTCGGTGCGCTTCACCGGCGGAGAACCGCTGCTGCGCGAGGACTTCGAGGAGCTATACCTGTACGCCCGGCGTAAGGGCATGAAGGTAATGCTCTTCACCAACGCCCGGTTGGTCACGCCTCAGCTTGCCGACCTCTTTGCCCGAATTCCCCCTGGGGAGTTGGTCGAAGTCACCGTCTACGGCATGAAACCGGAGTCCTACGAGACTGTCTCCCGAAAGCCGGGCTCGCATGCCGAGTTCCGACGGGGCGTTGACCTGCTGCTTGAACGCGGGGTGCCCTTCGTCGTTAAGGGTGCTCTCCTGCCGCCGAACCGGGATGAGATTGATGAGTTCGAAGCGTGGGCTGCGACGATTCCCGGCATGGACCGGCCCCCTGGCTACTCCATGTTCTTCGACCTGCGCGGACGGCGCGACTCCGAAGTGAAGAACCGGAAGATTGCCGGGCTGCGCCCATCGACCGAGGATGGCCTGGCCGTCCTCAGCCGCCACCGTGAGTCATACCTCAACGAGATGGCCCAGTTCTGCTCGAAGTTCATGGGGCCCTCCGCAGACAGGCTGTTTACCTGCGGGGCCGGGCATGGGACGTGTGTCGACGCCTATGGCCGGGCACAGATGTGCATGATGCTGCGCCACCCGAACACGGTCTACGACATCAAGAAGGGCTCGCTACGCGACGCGCTTACGAGCTTCTTTCCGCGCCTGCGTGAGATGAGAGCCACAAATGCCGACTACCTTGCCCGCTGCGCCCGCTGCTTTCTCAAGGGCCTCTGCGAGCAGTGCCCGGCCAAGTCGTGGGCAGAGAGTGGAACGCTCGACACGCCGGTCGAGTACCTGTGTCGGGTTGCCCACGCTCAGGCCCGCGACCTCGGGTTGCTCTCGGCGGGCGAGCGGTCTTGGGAAGTCGCCGACTGGCGCACTAGAATCCAAAGGCTGACGTGAAGGGCGAGGTCAAGGCCAAGGCAGAAGGTGACCGCGGGATGACCGAGGTCGAGGTGACAAAAAACAAAGCGTCGGTCTCAGCCTCTGCTTCGACCTCAACCTCGACCTACTCCTCCGTCGCTCCGCTTCTCCGCTTCGAGCTCTGGGACAAGATGAAGGAACGGCGAGCGCCGATCGCCTTCGATCTGGAGGTCACCGCCCGCTGCAACAACGACTGCCGCCACTGCTACATCAACCTGCCGGCCGGCGACAAGGATGCCCGGGCCAGGGAGCTGTCTCTTGCCGAAATCGAGCGCATCGCGCACGAGGCGGTATCCATGGGAGCGATGTGGTGCCTGCTGACCGGGGGCGAGCCGCTGCTGCGCGACGACTTCTTCGAATTATACATGGCTCTTAAGAGGCTGGGCCTGCTCGTGTCGGTCTTTACCAACGCCTGCCTCGTCACGCCAAAGCACGTGGAGCTGTTCCGCAAGTACCCGCCGCGCGATATCGAAGTGACGATGTACGGCGCGACCGAGGCAACCTACGAGAAGGTGACACGCAGGCAGGGCTCATTCAAGGCGTTCGTGCGCGGTTTGGACCGGCTGCTCTCAAGCGGCGTCAAGGCGCGGTTGAAGGCTATGGCCCTGCGCTCCAATATCCACGAGCTGCCGGAAATCGCCCGCTTCTGCCGTGCCCGGACCAAAGACTACTATCGTTTTGACCCACTCTTGCACCTTCGCTTCGACGGAGACCAGGCGCGCAACGCGGAAATAGGGGCCGAACGCCTCAACCCGGACGAGATTGTGGCGGTTGAGCGTGCCGATGAGGAACGCTTCGGGGCTTTGCAGAAGGAATGCGACAAGCTCATAATGCCCGAGCTGACTCACACGAGCTGCAACCACCTGTTCCATTGCGGCGCAGGCAAGGGCAGCTTCAACGTGAGCTTTGACGGCAAGTTCCGGCTCTGCTCGTCCCTGTGGCATCCGGACACGGTCTATGACCTGCGTCACGGCACACTCGCCGAAGCCTGGAACCGGCACGTTCCCCGGGTGCGGGACATGCGCTCAAGTCGCCAGGAGTTTCTCAAACGCTGTCGGGTCTGCCCGATCGTCGATCTTTGCCTCTGCTGTCCCGCCCACTCGTATCTCGAGACCGGCGAGTTGGATGCTGTGGTAGACTACTTCTGCCAAGTCGCACGTGCGCGGGCGCAGGCGCTGGGACACTGCGAAGACCGGAGACGGGAGACCGAGCACGGGAGGAAGGGTCAAGGCTGAGGTGAAGGTCGATGAGTTGGTGAGCAGAAGGTTCTTCTTGACAGGCAGGTCGGGGGCGTAGATAGTCAGCTAGGGTGAAAGAGAGAGTCCTGTACCCCGCGAGGTTTCGGTGCTGTTGGCGGCGTTGTCAGGAACGAAGAAAAGCATTAGGAAGATGCTGGAGCATCAAGAGGAGTGAGATGTCATGACAGAGAAGAAAGAGTGGAGCACGCCCGCGCTGAGGATCTTCACAAGGTCGAGGGCAGAAGAGCACGTGCTGACGGGCTGCAAGGGCGGTTCGACTACCGGCCCGGGATACTCCGGTTGTATCCATAACGGTATGTATTGCGGTAGCCCTTCCAATTCCTGACATCGTACCGTGCCGCGGACATGGCCGAGGAGGAAGGTAGAAGAAGGGGATGAATAGCACTGGCGGTTCATCAGTGTAGCTTGTAGCCGGGAGCTTGACTCCCGGCATTTTCTCTTTTCGGCGCGGCCGCGCCCATGGCTGACGTCGAAGATCACAAACCACAAGTCAGTGACTCGGATTCGGGAAAACGGGAGTTGCGCTCCCCAAGGCTGCTCCGCAGCTGCGTCTGGTCAGTCGTACCGCGGAACCCGGAACCGTGTGACCCAATCCTGCGGGTTCAGGACCTCATTGGTCTCGGCAGTCGGAATCTGCGCCATTTGCGTAATCTGTGTATATCTTGGTAGCTTCCTTCCATCTGCATTCTGGCATCTGACTCCTGCCTCATCCGGACGCCGGAATACTTCTGCGTCTCCTGCGTGGTCTTCGGATGCCAGTTCGTCCGAAGGCCCGATCCACCTGCGCATGTGCGGCATCTGCGTTTACACCTCCACGGGTCCGCACCTTGGTGATTCTAGGCTTGACATCCGGTTTGCATTCTGTAGTCTGCCTTCGTGGAACAAAGTGATTGTAGGTCATGCATCCAAAGCTACGTGCATCGCCTGCGGGGTGAGACTCGCCACGAGCACCGGCTTTTCGGGGACCTGCTACGATGCTGGTAAGAGGAGGAGTTGCCATGAGTAGTACCAACAACAAAGTGTGGAACACGCCCAAGCTGAGGATTCATGCTAGATCGTGCGCGGCAGAGAGTGTGCTCCAAATCTGCAAAGGTGAGGGGGGCTATGGTCCGTACCAACATAAGGACGGCTGCCGAGGCACTGGCGGGGGGAATTGCGGCCAGGATTGCCACGACGCGTCCAACAGCTGACTTGGCGGCTCCACTGACATTTCTACAACGGCAGGGAAAGGATGTGGTCGAAGTCCAAGTTGGCTTCGCCTCCTGGGAACAAGAGATTAGGCCAGACCGACTCAGGACTATACCTTGGTCAGTGCCTCTACCGCCACTTGGGACTCCGTCCCCCTGGCAAATCGCTCGACCTCAGCCCTAGCCTGAGCCTCCATCGAATGTATCGTCACCGACCCTACTGACAAGAAGGTGAGCGTACGATTCCTGGTCGACTGCGGGGCTTCGTATCAACTGCGGCCTGAGAAGGCGCGCTGAAGAACCTCGGTTTGGTACTCAGCCTGTTATCCGGCAAACTGAAGACCATGCGTCTTATGCTTGCCTGATGACGCGCAGGCGGACTGAGACCATCGGCTCGGAGTGACCCACCGCGTCTGCTGGTCTTTCATGCTGCGTCTTGAAGTTCGCCATCGACCTGTCCGCCCCGGCCTCCGCGGAGACCCCAGAACCGGTATTGGGGCCACGAAAGCACGAAACCGATAGGCAATCAATGCATGCTGCGAAATACAAAGTGCAAGGCCACCGACTTTTCTGATTTCGTACCTCAACTCTCGCGCCTGTCATTGTGCAGTTCTCACCCAAATCATTGTGGCCATCTATCTCGGGATCAGGGCATGACATTGTCCTTTGCGCGGGACATCGGACTCGGGAATCCGGCCACCCCCCTCTCACTCCGGGGGACGGCGAGGGTGAGGTCGTTTCGATTCCAACTCCCGCCGCACCCCAGACTCACCCCTCGATCTCTTGATTCGTTGACCCACTCACATCATGCCCAAGGTTTACGTCGAGCACAATCCACCATCTGAGTTCAGACTGCGCGACGACCGACAGGTCGCTCATCAACCTCCAATCTCCAGTCTTGAGTCTGACAGGTGTGGTACCATCGTCCCGGGTCCCTCGTCCCTGACCGCCGGCTCCTTTACCGAGGAGTTTCTACTCCGCTGTCTCTCCGTCGGTCGTGAGCCACTAGCCGTTGGCCGTGAGTCGATTGACTGGCACGCAGTCCTTGCCCTCGCCGACAAGCACCGCCTCACATCCCTGCTCTACGCGCGGCTCGGGCAGAGCCACAGCCAATCCTGGGTCCCGGCCGACGGGTGGGAACGGATGAGGCGCACGTACACCGCCAGCGCGATCCGAAGTATGTGTTTCCAACGAGAGATCCGAACCGTGCTTCGATCCCTGCGCAGCTCGGGCATCCCGGTGATTGTGCTGAAGGGATCCTTCCTCGCCGAGTCAGTCTACGGCGATGGCGCACTCCGGCCGATGGCCGACGTCGACCTGATGGTGCCGCGGGCGAACCTGCCCGAGGTCCAGTCGATTCTGCTGGACATGGGCTTTGGTCCCCGGGCGCGCGATGACATCGACCTCCTCTGTAGATGGCACATGGAACTCGCCCCGTTTTCGCGGGCGGGCTTCACCGTCGAATCCCATTGGACCATCGCTAACCCGACCAGCCCCTTCCGGATAGACGTTGCCGGTCTCTGGGCCAGGGCGCGACCCGTGACCATAGCGGGCGTCAGCGCACTGGCGCTGTCCCCGGAGGACCTACTGTTGCATCTCTGCCTGCACTCCGCTCACGAGCACAGCCTTGGAATCGGACTCCAGCCAGTCTGTGACATTGCCGAGACAGTCGGGCACTACGAAAGCAAGTTGGACTGGGCCCAAGTCACAGAACGTGCCCGCGAATGGGGTGCATCAAGATACGTGGGTCTTGCGCTCCATCTTACCCAAAGCATGTTGGAGGCGGCAGTGCCTGGTGCGGTCCTTGAGCAATTGGTGCCAGACGGCATTGACCGGCGCGTATGCAAGACGGTACGTCAATACGCCTTCGGCCGAGCCGGTTACGAACGATCGGTGCCTCTCTTCGACAGATTCGGCGTGCCGTTCTTCGACAGATTCGGAGTGCAGTCTTTCAGCGAAAGGGTAAGACTGTCGTGGAGGAGAGTCTTCCTTTCGCGTGAGGAGATGGCAGCCAAGTACCCCGCGTCCCGTGACTCGCGTTGCGTCAGCCTCTACTACGCGCTGCGGGCACGGGACGTCATCCGGACTTACGGGTCCTACCTCGTGGAGCGAGGCCGGTTGAGGAGGCAGCTTCGCGGCAGAGACCCTCACGTCGTGCTCAGATGGCTGTCTGGAAAGGACTAGAGGCGCTTTGCAGGAAGCGCGCCAGGAAACTCGTCGGGGAGTTCCTCGCGAAGCCAGGGGCGAAATGAACTGCTAAGTTCGGCATGGTGTTGCGGCCGCACGGTCTTCGGTCGTGTGTTCACCTGCGCAAACGCACCTGTATCGGGCTAGGTCAAAAGCCATGCGCCGGCATGTGTGGCAAATCGTCTGCAGCATCGTTTGGCCCGATGTTCAGCAAGAAGCTCCCTTCGAATTCCTTCGCGAGGTTCGCTGGCAGCTCTCCTTCAAAGTCTCTTCGGAAGGTATGCCGCAAGCCACGGGGGAGGCACGGGAGGAGGTCTTGCGGAAATTGAGAGTAGTGAATTGAGAACGAGGAGGTTAGGGCAGATTCCGGACGACGACAGCATATGTACTATAGTGCATATGCGCTATCCTGAATATTCTCCAAGCGATGGCCCGTCCCGACTCTGCGTCCCGCCACGCTCGCTTCTCCACCGCACATGCCTCGCTCCGCCACTCCTGAATCCGAAATCGAACCACAGGGCGCCGTGCGTCGTCCATCGCTCATTCGTTCAGTGTTGTACGAGGGCGATCTACGCCCTACCATAGTGGTAGCTCAACGTCAGTCCCGACGTGATAGTTGGTTTCTCTTGACACACGAACCGACGGAGGTAATCTGGGGCAGAGGTTGAGTGCGGATTTGTCGGGAGACCGGTCAGGTTTGAACGGCCAGTCG
It contains:
- a CDS encoding nucleotidyltransferase family protein, which translates into the protein MPKVYVEHNPPSEFRLRDDRQVAHQPPISSLESDRCGTIVPGPSSLTAGSFTEEFLLRCLSVGREPLAVGRESIDWHAVLALADKHRLTSLLYARLGQSHSQSWVPADGWERMRRTYTASAIRSMCFQREIRTVLRSLRSSGIPVIVLKGSFLAESVYGDGALRPMADVDLMVPRANLPEVQSILLDMGFGPRARDDIDLLCRWHMELAPFSRAGFTVESHWTIANPTSPFRIDVAGLWARARPVTIAGVSALALSPEDLLLHLCLHSAHEHSLGIGLQPVCDIAETVGHYESKLDWAQVTERAREWGASRYVGLALHLTQSMLEAAVPGAVLEQLVPDGIDRRVCKTVRQYAFGRAGYERSVPLFDRFGVPFFDRFGVQSFSERVRLSWRRVFLSREEMAAKYPASRDSRCVSLYYALRARDVIRTYGSYLVERGRLRRQLRGRDPHVVLRWLSGKD
- a CDS encoding radical SAM protein — its product is MTTRFTELVRGKVFPRLPLRGSIDLTYRCNNDCRHCWLRLPGNAAEREHELTFDEIRRIADEARSMGCQEWAISGGEPMLRPDFAELFDYLTRKALTYTINTNGTLITPEIARQLTRKGSKMVALYGATSEVHDHITRNPGSFDAAMRGFRYLREAGAGFIVQLIPMRDNYHQYDEMVKLAKSLSPHYRVGAPWLYLSACRSAEHNAEISRQRLDPKEVIALDQPDMAEEEVKVEAKVAADGDDRLFAGCIAVRRDFHIDPYGGMTFCCFIKDPALRFELRNGTFRTAWDEFIPSLADKVRGGEEYLNNCGSCESRTDCRWCGVYGYLEHGRYGAKVEHLCEVARENRIFKEQWQRNHRRYFEIAGITLQVESDLPFTDQTFHPKFRKFQKDGPGSDTVVLRHHFGLPEIKVEELGQQLYRRPPWAMHRKGTGWVYLGILPDREALWEVVDFNHDYSRGEFYHPDDTVFRQGNLHSATLFPTDQILLAQLLADRQACFIHSAGAIFTNAKPKQEAEGVGILFVGHSEAGKSTTVKLIQDRAEILCDDRNIARRESRGGGGEGRVNEPGRFRVYGSWSHGEVPLVSTASAPLCAILFIKQSTENRLVPVMDRGEALKRLLACVIRPLVTTGWWEKTLSVVEALAREVPCYIMEFDKSGRIVDKLLELSTDSTDYADSAKH
- a CDS encoding radical SAM protein, which codes for MKPRPRKLLAPSRSRPGPQPQPLPESQPPPDPRPQPSSFVEKTRLNQGGPWQTRKPLLGRLDIELTERCNNDCIHCCINLRMYDIPAQQREMTTDEVKGVLTQAAALGCLSVRFTGGEPLLREDFEELYLYARRKGMKVMLFTNARLVTPQLADLFARIPPGELVEVTVYGMKPESYETVSRKPGSHAEFRRGVDLLLERGVPFVVKGALLPPNRDEIDEFEAWAATIPGMDRPPGYSMFFDLRGRRDSEVKNRKIAGLRPSTEDGLAVLSRHRESYLNEMAQFCSKFMGPSADRLFTCGAGHGTCVDAYGRAQMCMMLRHPNTVYDIKKGSLRDALTSFFPRLREMRATNADYLARCARCFLKGLCEQCPAKSWAESGTLDTPVEYLCRVAHAQARDLGLLSAGERSWEVADWRTRIQRLT
- a CDS encoding PqqD family protein, coding for MNKTYPEANGDTNIRVDQLYVPSDDVVAREIEGELIIVPLVAGIGDMEDELYSLNDTGKDIWRRLDGKATLAEVAKALATEYSAQPDEIEDDVVGLVGELLRRRMLVVKPDA
- a CDS encoding radical SAM protein; protein product: MKGEVKAKAEGDRGMTEVEVTKNKASVSASASTSTSTYSSVAPLLRFELWDKMKERRAPIAFDLEVTARCNNDCRHCYINLPAGDKDARARELSLAEIERIAHEAVSMGAMWCLLTGGEPLLRDDFFELYMALKRLGLLVSVFTNACLVTPKHVELFRKYPPRDIEVTMYGATEATYEKVTRRQGSFKAFVRGLDRLLSSGVKARLKAMALRSNIHELPEIARFCRARTKDYYRFDPLLHLRFDGDQARNAEIGAERLNPDEIVAVERADEERFGALQKECDKLIMPELTHTSCNHLFHCGAGKGSFNVSFDGKFRLCSSLWHPDTVYDLRHGTLAEAWNRHVPRVRDMRSSRQEFLKRCRVCPIVDLCLCCPAHSYLETGELDAVVDYFCQVARARAQALGHCEDRRRETEHGRKGQG
- a CDS encoding S24/S26 family peptidase, with product MFPFIKDGDVITIAPVRPGAEPCVRTCGIGHVVAFINPMNQRLVVHRIIGRHKSGFLIMGDNTQRPVAEMVERDGILGRVVRIERGQQRVWLGLGPERYAIAVLSRAGMLLPVIARAEVLTRLLRRLYGTLN